In the Malus domestica chromosome 16, GDT2T_hap1 genome, one interval contains:
- the LOC103425448 gene encoding uncharacterized protein codes for MEDVLTEIPPPSRFFQEDLNNFTLPSPPLPSPFLLFSQNPNGAAAEMPLRPSLLIVALSSPSLHLFHNVSYKTLIGTLILPETPFSGNSIDPSLKDKSCNIYSLPNPQTPESPTLLVSFQCPIGAERCHAVAKLLTSHQIVPQRVLILDSVQTLNFRGRLSKDEAAAFKLETTAERKAPSLKLEYFPSASVVDGLGAALLAACEIQNIGAALCVTWPQLGALVLSLIRSHILPAFDLELSIDSGCEDYVILGQDKDHGHPFDSDLYT; via the coding sequence ATGGAAGATGTACTGACTGAGATTCCGCCGCCATCGAGGTTCTTTCAGGAAGATCTCAACAACTTCACACTTCCGTCACCGCCCCTTCCCTCTCCCTTCCTCTTGTTCTCTCAAAATCCTAATGGAGCGGCCGCAGAGATGCCTCTCCGCCCCTCTCTCCTCATCGTTGCCCTATCCTCCCCATCCCTCCACCTCTTCCACAACGTATCCTACAAAACCCTGATCGGAACCCTAATCCTCCCGGAAACCCCCTTCTCCGGCAACTCAATCGACCCCTCTCTCAAAGACAAGTCCTGCAACATCTACTCTCTCCCAAACCCCCAAACCCCTGAATCCCCAACCCTCCTCGTTTCCTTCCAGTGCCCAATCGGCGCTGAGAGATGCCACGCCGTGGCCAAGCTGCTCACTTCTCACCAGATCGTCCCCCAGAGGGTCCTGATTCTCGACTCGGTCCAGACCCTCAACTTCCGAGGCAGGCTTTCGAAGGACGAGGCGGCAGCGTTCAAGCTGGAGACCACCGCAGAAAGAAAGGCGCCGTCTTTGAAGCTGGAATATTTCCCCTCGGCCAGCGTCGTGGATGGGCTGGGCGCGGCGCTGTTGGCGGCGTGCGAAATCCAGAACATCGGGGCGGCGCTCTGCGTGACGTGGCCGCAACTCGGAGCTTTGGTGCTGTCCCTGATCAGGTCCCACATCCTCCCAGCCTTTGATTTGGAATTGAGCATTGATTCTGGTTGTGAGGATTATGTGATTTTAGGGCAAGATAAGGATCACGGTCATCCTTTTGATTCCGATCTGTATACTTGA